From the Marinitoga sp. 1197 genome, one window contains:
- a CDS encoding KamA family radical SAM protein — MGVKYIVNIDKVNQLTKAEKEELKKVTKKYKFRANDYYLGLINWDDPNDPIRNLIIPQIGELDEWGKLDASNEKSYTISKGLQHKYKDTALLLVNDVCGGYCRFCFRKRLFINVGEEVVRDVSEDLEYIKQHKEITNVLLTGGDPLLLSTEKLENIIKQIREIEHVQIIRIGSKMVAFNPYRIIEDNKLIDMIKKYSTDEKKIYIMTQFNHPNEITNVAIKAVNMLLKAGAILANQTPMIKGVNADWKTLMELFKKLSFIGVPPYYVFQGRPVAGNKPFALTIEEGYQIFLKAIANVSGLAKRARFAMSHETGKIEVAGLTKEHIIFRYQRAHNPENAGKFMIYKRNPNAYWLDDYKELVEEYIIDNPLI, encoded by the coding sequence TTGGGTGTGAAGTATATTGTAAATATTGATAAAGTAAATCAATTAACCAAAGCAGAAAAAGAAGAACTAAAAAAAGTTACAAAAAAATATAAATTCAGAGCAAATGATTATTATTTAGGACTTATAAACTGGGATGATCCAAATGATCCAATTAGAAATCTCATAATCCCACAAATTGGAGAGTTAGACGAATGGGGGAAGTTAGATGCGTCAAATGAAAAGTCATATACCATAAGTAAAGGATTGCAACACAAATACAAGGATACAGCTTTGTTGCTTGTAAATGATGTATGTGGAGGATATTGTAGATTTTGTTTTAGAAAAAGGTTATTTATAAACGTTGGTGAAGAAGTTGTCAGAGATGTAAGTGAAGATCTCGAATATATAAAGCAACACAAAGAGATAACAAATGTATTATTAACAGGAGGAGATCCGTTATTATTATCTACAGAAAAATTAGAAAATATCATAAAGCAAATACGCGAAATTGAACACGTTCAAATTATAAGAATAGGATCAAAAATGGTAGCATTTAATCCATATAGAATAATTGAAGATAATAAATTAATTGACATGATAAAAAAATATTCTACCGATGAAAAGAAAATATATATAATGACACAATTCAATCACCCTAATGAAATTACAAATGTTGCAATAAAAGCTGTAAATATGTTACTCAAAGCTGGAGCTATTTTGGCCAATCAAACACCAATGATAAAAGGTGTAAATGCAGATTGGAAAACTCTAATGGAATTGTTTAAAAAATTATCATTTATAGGTGTCCCACCATATTATGTATTTCAGGGAAGACCTGTTGCAGGAAATAAACCTTTTGCTTTAACTATAGAAGAAGGCTATCAAATATTTTTAAAAGCAATTGCTAATGTTTCAGGACTTGCAAAAAGAGCAAGATTTGCTATGTCTCATGAAACAGGAAAAATTGAAGTGGCTGGATTAACAAAAGAACATATAATCTTTAGATATCAGAGAGCTCATAATCCTGAAAATGCAGGTAAATTTATGATCTACAAAAGAAATCCAAATGCATATTGGTTAGATGATTATAAAGAATTAGTTGAAGAATATATTATAGATAATCCACTTATTTAA
- a CDS encoding ABC transporter ATP-binding protein, which produces MKILEIENLEFSYNNYFRLKIDHMYIKKGEFVSIIGPNGSGKTTVLKLLTLLEKKNKGKIIIAGKKIEDYTKRELYKKIAVVPQEFFTSFEFTVENIISSGRIPYETLFSSSDEKIVEKVMIKTNTLKFKDRIYNYLSGGEKQRVMLTRALVQNTDILLLDEFVSQIDPGYTQQLIRMVKNESIKYEKSILSIFHDVNLASLYSDRIYIFKDGEIKYFGSPESVITEKIMKEIFNIDCIITKHPKKGKPQVIFEY; this is translated from the coding sequence ATGAAAATATTAGAAATTGAAAATCTTGAGTTTTCATATAATAATTATTTTAGGTTAAAAATAGATCATATGTATATAAAAAAAGGAGAATTCGTTTCAATAATTGGACCAAATGGTTCAGGCAAAACTACTGTATTAAAATTATTAACATTATTAGAAAAGAAAAATAAAGGAAAAATTATAATAGCTGGAAAAAAAATAGAAGATTATACTAAAAGAGAATTGTATAAAAAGATAGCCGTGGTTCCACAGGAATTTTTCACATCATTTGAATTTACAGTAGAAAATATAATTTCATCGGGAAGAATTCCTTATGAAACATTATTTTCAAGCAGTGATGAAAAAATCGTAGAAAAAGTCATGATAAAAACAAATACTTTAAAATTTAAAGATAGAATTTATAATTATCTTAGTGGTGGTGAAAAACAAAGGGTTATGTTAACACGAGCGTTGGTTCAAAATACTGATATATTATTACTGGATGAATTTGTATCTCAAATAGATCCAGGTTATACTCAACAATTAATACGAATGGTGAAAAACGAATCGATTAAATATGAAAAAAGTATATTGTCAATATTTCATGATGTTAATCTAGCATCATTATATTCTGATAGAATATATATCTTTAAAGATGGGGAAATTAAATATTTTGGTTCTCCAGAAAGTGTTATAACTGAGAAAATAATGAAGGAGATTTTCAATATAGATTGTATAATAACAAAACATCCTAAAAAAGGAAAACCTCAGGTTATTTTTGAATATTGA
- a CDS encoding FecCD family ABC transporter permease, which yields MKILKTGKVSPFFSLIFGLIFILFSIVLFTSLGTVKISFKDVVLSFFNASSNSLYNKIIFNLRLPRILGTIIIGAILAIAGNDFQMIIKNPLADPFIIGISSGASFGAIIYTALKSVYGIDLPFGIEFFSFISALTATIITFSLAREGKKFPVISLILSGVIVGFVFNSLSTLFTVLFWQNLLHVNFWLMGSTGNIVWSDLIILSIFLVLQILVNFIFKKHIEVVAMGDDISVFSGINPEKIKLIVLGINVLAVSIVVSKAGIIGFVGLIIPHLVRKITGPNIHYSTIGALIYGGIFLGFADLFSRYLFRPTELPIGVTTSIVGAPIFIIIMKRGKKI from the coding sequence ATGAAAATATTAAAAACGGGGAAAGTTTCCCCGTTTTTTTCCCTGATATTTGGGCTAATTTTTATACTATTTTCTATAGTATTATTTACATCATTAGGAACAGTTAAGATTTCATTTAAAGATGTTGTTTTATCCTTTTTTAATGCATCTTCAAATTCTTTGTATAATAAAATAATTTTCAATTTAAGATTACCAAGAATATTGGGAACGATTATTATTGGTGCAATCTTAGCAATTGCGGGAAATGATTTTCAAATGATAATAAAAAATCCTCTTGCAGATCCTTTTATTATTGGTATATCCTCTGGAGCAAGTTTTGGCGCTATTATATACACTGCACTTAAAAGTGTATATGGGATTGATTTGCCTTTTGGGATAGAATTTTTTTCATTTATTTCTGCATTAACTGCAACAATAATAACTTTTTCATTAGCAAGAGAAGGTAAAAAATTTCCTGTTATATCTTTAATATTAAGTGGAGTTATCGTTGGATTTGTGTTTAATTCTCTTTCTACTCTGTTTACTGTTTTATTCTGGCAAAATTTATTACATGTCAATTTTTGGTTAATGGGTAGTACAGGTAATATTGTCTGGTCAGATTTAATTATATTAAGTATATTTCTTGTACTTCAAATTTTGGTGAATTTTATTTTTAAAAAACATATTGAAGTTGTAGCGATGGGAGATGACATTTCAGTTTTTTCCGGAATAAATCCTGAAAAAATAAAATTAATAGTACTTGGTATTAATGTTCTGGCAGTATCTATAGTTGTATCAAAAGCTGGAATAATTGGATTTGTAGGTCTTATAATACCACATCTTGTAAGAAAAATTACAGGTCCAAATATACATTACTCTACAATAGGAGCTTTAATATATGGAGGAATATTCCTGGGGTTTGCAGACCTATTTTCACGATATTTATTCAGACCTACAGAATTGCCCATAGGAGTTACGACATCTATAGTAGGAGCCCCTATTTTTATTATTATTATGAAAAGAGGAAAAAAAATATGA
- a CDS encoding ABC transporter substrate-binding protein encodes MKKSLAVVLILAFLTSFIFAFQPVTLVDDLGRVVKFDKEVERIIVAAPAISDFIIKLGAKDKVVGVTDFDSYITDVEKIGNMFPLNVEKIISLNPDVVLLTGGFQEGEVSKLEKFGIKSFVINPTTLNEMFRDLSLVGAILGKGKTAQDYSRKLRVRMLNIAKNSFSWKNKPKVIYLSAYGSVSQMWTCGTGSYLNELITYAGGINVTAPYTGNNGWFAIGPEFVVKENPDIILVPSYYPGDKGAYNLIMNAEQFKDVNAVKNSKVFIIDGNKASLPNTGLIDLLGELNKLFSENR; translated from the coding sequence ATGAAAAAAAGTTTAGCAGTTGTTTTAATATTGGCGTTTTTAACATCGTTTATATTTGCTTTTCAACCAGTAACTCTTGTGGATGATTTAGGAAGAGTAGTGAAATTTGATAAAGAAGTTGAAAGAATTATTGTTGCAGCTCCTGCTATTTCTGATTTTATAATCAAATTAGGTGCAAAAGATAAAGTTGTAGGTGTTACAGATTTTGATTCTTATATAACAGATGTAGAAAAAATAGGTAATATGTTTCCTTTAAATGTTGAAAAAATAATTTCTCTAAATCCAGATGTTGTATTATTAACCGGTGGTTTTCAGGAAGGCGAAGTATCAAAATTAGAAAAATTTGGAATTAAATCTTTTGTAATAAATCCCACCACATTAAATGAAATGTTTAGAGATTTATCCCTTGTAGGTGCAATACTTGGAAAAGGCAAAACTGCTCAGGACTATTCGCGAAAGTTAAGAGTTAGAATGTTAAACATTGCAAAAAATTCATTTTCGTGGAAAAATAAGCCAAAGGTAATATATTTATCCGCATACGGTAGTGTATCACAAATGTGGACATGTGGTACCGGTTCGTATTTAAATGAATTAATTACATATGCTGGTGGAATAAATGTAACTGCTCCATATACAGGAAACAATGGTTGGTTTGCAATAGGGCCTGAATTTGTAGTAAAGGAAAATCCGGATATAATTTTGGTTCCTTCTTATTATCCTGGGGATAAAGGCGCTTATAATCTAATAATGAATGCAGAACAATTTAAAGATGTTAATGCCGTGAAAAATTCTAAGGTATTTATAATAGACGGAAATAAAGCTTCTTTGCCAAATACTGGATTAATAGATTTGTTAGGAGAGCTCAACAAACTCTTCAGTGAAAACAGATGA